aaataaacaGGAGAGGAACACAGATTTATTGTCTAAAATAACaagttgaattaattcaaattacttAAGATGAATTAATTGACAAGTTTCTATAATGCTTTGTGGAGCCAATATATATCTAATCATGTATAAGTGGAGTAGTATTAGATATGTATGGATGGTTAGAAATGATTTTCATATCTGATTTGTAGACATGTGCACTCACCTCTTGAAATAGTAGACtgtattttcaaattttcatttcttgtaCTTTAAATTTCAACAGAGCAGTTTAGTTTGCAATctttaaatacttaaattgACAATGCAACTTATTGTGATCTCTTCAAAATTAGCATCTCCTGTAGTACAATTTCGTCGGTCATTGGAAAagataattatgatttttatgttACGATTCGATATATTTTAGTGATTCTCTATCAACATGCTTCTTGTTCTGACACATATGAATGTTAGTATTTAAAAGCATTTCAGGCCCTGTGTCCAACTCTTACAGCATAAGAGGAATCCACTTCTATTAACTTTCAGGGCAAGAAAGATGAAGGGAAGGCGCAAGTTAATATCCCCCGGCTACCCCGGACGAACCAACTTCACAACAGATGAGCAAATCGAGTCCATGTACAGGTTAGTGATTAAGTTTGCTTGACAAGCTTTTATCTAGATAAATTAGCAAAAGTTATagcaaaaaaattcaattaatgtggaatgtatttcaatttttgtgaaATCAGTTTCGGCAAAAAATTTagccttttaaaaaaatgatgaagaatATATATGGTTTACTTAGTGCAGTGAGTTTGAGATCAATGGTGTTTGGAGTAATACCAAAATTTCGAATGCTATAGTATACATATTACATCTAACTCAGGCTATTGCGAAATCATGAACAAGTTTGGAACCCGCAGAGGTCGAGGATATCGAGGAAAGTTCAAAATCTACAGCATATGAGCGATCTAAGTGTTGGCCCTCACACAGCAAACGGTAACTCTGATTATCTCGAATCGGATTCTATATTGCACCATTGTTCAACATCgaaaatttcttaattattttctttaggCACAGAATTTTACCATGTTCTGTCAATTTCCAGAAGCatagtttttaatttacttgatACACTATGATCATAAGAGATGTTGAGATCGTGTTGCCTCAGCCTTTCATTGAATAAAAACATGTAAATTACCTTCAAAATTTCTACAGACAACACCAACAAATATTTACAGCGTTAGCAGAGATGTCAAAAGGAAAATCTAGTATACTAATTTCACAGCTGATACACAGATTCTTATGGACAAGCTCTCACATGTACAAGTTGGCATATACCCGTTGAGATTCTGTCATGTACGACACATTTCGATGTCATCTAACCGTTCCTGGGCTCAACCTGGTCCTGGTCATGGGACTCTTCCTAACTCCTGGCTGTAacaagtaattatttttaaccAAGTGAAGTCATAAATgtcatctaattattttttatctcgAATCGGATTCTATATTACATCCAAGCTACTATGTGAATGAAACTAATGAAGAATAATATGCATCCACGTTTCGTGCAGATGGGTGTTACGACTGAACCTAATCATCTATGAGATGCTGTTGGATATATACTTACACTTATACTTGTTGCAGAAGCGTGTGGATCTTGTTCGGCCTTTTGGGCACCTGCTCTCCCGGGTCTACGTGACAATCTGTGGTATAACTCCTTCATATGATTATATGTGCTGCAGTAGAAACGCAATGCGTTAAACAAAACTACAGTCATCAATCTGATATTCACAACTGAATATGAGAACAGCGCTTTTATGAATTCTGTCATTAATGTACATTGACGACCATTTACCCCAATTAAACTAAGTTCCACATGAGAGATGCTATTTTTCATACTGAGATAACACGGTAAGTGTGGGAAAAATACCTTAGCCGGTGTCTGTTGCATGCGGTGAAGAAAGCCACAAAACCGTTGAGGATACTCCGGAGAGCACGGAAAATCTGAAAAAAGTCCGTAAATGAGcgaagaaaaaataaacagGCACACTCAAGTGGCAAGGGTAGAATAGTACAATGAAACTACCTGAGAGAAAAGGTCGTTCCACAAAGAGCGCCAGATTGAAACCTCATACGAGCTCACTGTTGATTCAACATCTCTAGAAAAGCTAACTAGGCTGCCGACGAATAGCAACAAATCTCCAACCATTTCATAAACGAGTGTACATAAGGATCCGACGAGACTACAAAATCCAAGGACTAATCGAATTGGAGCATAAAGGAGTTCCCACAGGATCCAGAATAAGGGATATATAACTGATATTGCTGCAATCAAacacaatattaatatacaaacGAAATTATTTACGTAAAAACAACTTAGGAATCCaaagaacaaaaaagaaagatgtATACTCACCAATATTCCATACAAGAGACAAGATATACCATAATGGCATCAGTAACATCTCAATGAGGTCTCCGACCATTGTGAAACAAGACCCAGCCACCATCCACGTGACTGAAAGGAGATTCTCGGCGACTTCCGCAAAGACAGTCCAAAGAGGAAGTAAGAATTCCAAGAACTCAGCAAATGGCCCAGCCATTGGCTCTATAACTAATGTGAAAAATGTGCGAATAGTTCTTGTTGCAGAAAGAAACCACTTAATTGCCTTTTGAGAATTATGAAGGAATAACATGGTTCCTAAATACTTGATTCTTGAAATCATTTCCAATGATTCTATCCAATCGAACAGGGGTCCGAACAACCTAGATGCTGTGGCCTTAAGGAGAGGTACATTTTTGTACAAGTCGTAAAACCCAATGAGGACAGTGATGACCGATATAAGCACGTAGCAAGCTCTGGCCAAGGGACACATCCATGGACGGTAAAGATGGCAGAACACTGGATAGGATTGAAGGAAAATAACCCACGATGGAAGCCCAGCTTCAAGTAGTGTGAGTAACCGCACATCAGACATAATTATGTCTCTTAATTTGAATGGAAGGTCACGATCATCGAAGCGGAACAAAATGAGAACATCACGGTACATGGAAGGCTGGAGTGTTTCTTCACAGTCACTCATATCTGGGGTTTGAGACTGTACCTCAGCATTTTCGGCCTCTGCTTCTTCAGAAGATGTTCCGAGATCAAAGTGTACAGGACTCGTAAGTTTCCGCCTTTTGTAAGGAGAACCATCAGGAGGAGGCGTGTGCAGTCTCTGTGTCAGGTTTTGTATCTGTACTGAATACGCACTGAAACTACTACTCGAAGAGCATGGAGATTCAGCTTCAACACTCGTGCCATCACTTGCGATATCGACCTTCTTGTCAGTCTTTGGGAAACTTGCGTGTGCATCATGGAAAACTTCCCCTGTCGCAAGGCCGATTTTAGGAACAATTTGGAGAATATATTGGGTGACGGAACATACATAAAGATGAGACACTGTGATTGTAGATAACAGAAAAACCACATGATAGACAGCAAACCTAACATAGGTTTTTCTCATAGAACACATTTCAAACGGGGAAAATGGATTGTTGGATTCTGACAACTAAGGTTCAAGTATTGCTCAAAGTAACATCCATCATTTTTCGCAACTTTGATGCAGTCCAGTTTCAAGATTAATGAATAATCAATTAGATGTATGACAGGAGATGTTCACATATAAAATCAGACTGCATATGTACAAGGAACATTAACATCTCCCTACCCCCCCcccaaataaagaaataaaagaaaactaaagCTAAGAAAACACAGACACACATAAGTCATTCGCTGTTTTTGTTTAAGGTTCATCATCTTGGAGCAGTGGTGTTGTACATGTATCTCTGACTCAgtgatgttttttttcttgctcGTTGAAGATCCACATAATGATCAAATGCATGAAGCAAATGCATGAAGCAAGTGAGATGACAAGAGTATAACTAAGAATGTAGAGCAAAACTCTGTTAGGAGGTAAATTCATCACTACCTATTGTAGCATCCAAATGGTCTTTCAAAAGGCTCCCTTCGTTGGGGGTCCCAGGGAACCATGAAGGAATCAAGTCTGCTGCTTGGGCTAAGCTATCGAATTCCCACCTTCTCATGACTTTAGCCTCAATTGCAAGCGAGGTATCAGTCTTACCatgaaacaaaaagaaatggaTACTTTGAGTCACTGAATAGATTTGCATGCGTCAATtgtaacaaaaaatttaagattaGCTACCTGAAGTTcgttcaaataattaataccaCGTACATCACTCCACACAACCTCAAAGACAATAAATCCATACAAGGTTCTGTGCAACTTGCTGTTCGCAATCAAAGAATTTTTAAGCTTCTTCACAGGTAACAAAGCCCTCTTCCGGGACAAGGTCACCGCATCAATCAATGAGAACCACTGTTTGAAGTTCTTCAATTTACTTGTGTTTAGTGAGGGAGAAGTCTCTAAATCCGAAAGTTGTCTCATCAACTTCCTACCCTCCTTCCTCTTCGTGTTTGCAAAGGGGGACAACCTGGACTGCAGCACAATCACAAGAATCACTCAAATCACCCGAACCAATGGCCACAAGTCATAGCtacaaaaatgtgattaacCAGAGAAGTTTCAGCAACCTTAGTGACCATCAGCTGCCACAAATGCGTGGGCCGTGACACAAGATCCTTCAACCAAGGCCGGTTGTCCACCAAGATGTAGAACTTCCCACTGTCAGAGACCATAAATAGGCTCAGATGTGAAAGATAGGACTGCAAATCCCTGCTCAAAATTACCAGAATATatcaatttcttcattttatagAACTACTTTCATGTCCATCATCAAATCCCCATCCCCACCACaaattttagagagaaaattCAATCCAATCAAAAATTCAGAAAACACACAATCAGGTACTGATGGAACTACTTTTAGAGAGAGAACCtgattcaataaaatttcagCAAACGTACACTTTACTAATACTCCACTTAATTGATGGAACTACTTTAAGAAAGAGAATTCAATTAGCAAAAAGCTCAGCAAACATACTATCAGCTGATAATTATACTAATGAAACAAATAACTCTGAAAGAgaattcaattcaatcaaaACTCAGCAAACATAAAATCAGCAAAAATCATCCAACACATGCAAAGACGACAAGAAACAGATAAAAACGTCAAAATAGCCTTACAAACAAGATCACGCCACATGTATTTTCACGacttcaatattttcaaatattccaTAGCTTCTAAACAAAAcagaataaaaattgaaaaaattaccCAATTTGTAAGCCTGTCAACGGAAACACGCAGCGGCCATTGTCTCCATTCGCCATCTGAATCTCCGTTCTTTCTCAAAAACACAACTGTTCCatcaaagcaacaaaaatTCTCAAACACGCTCGATCCCAATCCCAACACactatccaaaaaaaaaagcagcTCAGCACAACAAATCAAAGGAATCAAAACCTGAGGCAGACAATGCAAGTGTGAGCTGATCACGCGAATTCCATAACAATTGCTCCGGAGCACAATCGAAACGGCAGGCGGCACTACAACAGAACTTCATTAAAcagaaaaagttaaaaataaatataaatcagTAGCCAAAGGCTGCGATCGGCGCTTTGATGGCGCAATCAATGGATAAGAACAACAACTGCTGGTGCCACGCGCTcgtaaatgaaaatgagacaGAAAATGCCGAGAATTAGTGAGGAAAATTCGCAATTAATGCgaaggagagagagattgcAGCGGATTTAATTCGAATTTCGGATTTTTGGAGTTGGAGCAAAGGTTTTTGGTGAGGGGATAGAGAGGCATAGCGGTGTTGGCCTAGAGAGGGGGACACGTTTACTGCgtgagagagaggagaagTTTTGTCTGGTctgatgagagagagagaaacggGTTGACGTTATGAACCGGATAAGGGTAGTTTCGGTATTTCATAATCTTCCCGCCACTTGCAAATCCACAGCGTGGAATGGATATATTCTTCGTGGAGTTTACAATAATGATgtgatcaattatttttttcatgtgcTATTTACTTACTATATTCGAATATGCTACAACTAGGAATTTTATTTCGATTTTGAGTGTAAGAATATGAATTTATGGAAATGAATGACTTTGGAATATTCTGAGAACAAGGCCAAgactttttaaaatacataattatatttctaaaatctcataggtgaaaaatatagtacataatttgtattcataaatttcaaatttgtatctCCAATTGTTGAGAGGATCTTGGTGCTCTCATCTTTGTTGTAAGCTTTCAATAGTGTATTGTACCACACGTTATTTGCTTCATCCTCAAGTGAAGATTGAACATTGTGTGATTCTCATGGTGTTGTTGCCTTCGCAGCACTGGTTGAGCTTGTCTTCTCCTTCGTCTTTCGCTATATTATTCGCGCCTTTTGTTGAATAGGATTGCGGCTACTCGGTTTGAGGCTCTCGCTCCCACCCACTTTGTTGCTCGGTTGGGCAGATTTGATCACACCGCTCGTGCAACATTGCTCGTGGTACATGTGCTTTGACATTGTTGAAATTTATTAGGAATcattgttgaagaaatttaAGATGTTAGAAtcgaatattaattaattggaagGGAAATTCTCAATTAGTCTCCACCTATCATTGCACTAAAGGCATGATGCAACTTTTTATGTCATACATACATTTATTTCAATGAGAATTCAAAAACACAAGTGGTGGGGTTACCTAATAATTAAACCCTTATATTACACCAAAACCTATTCTTGAATAATACAAAGTCAAAAGCAAACATACAACAATaccaattaaaacaaaatcaagaaagcaAACAATAATCTCAAGTATACATAGAATTCCCTCTCAACTGCTTTTTGAAGTAAAATTCTAAGTAAGAATTAGATGGCATCCTTAAAATCGAACTCTGTCACGAGATCGTCACTCCACCAACTATACTAATAATCCAAGTTAGATATACTTGCCTGTGAAATTGTTTTGGTTCATCAACCACTGTTGCTGCTCACTTGCCAAAAATTGTTGATCCAATGAATTGCTCCTCGAAAATTGTTCCACCTCATTATGTCCTAAAAATggactttgattttgaaattccATTGGAAATTGAGGAATTGCACGAAATGCAGGCATTGAAACCGTATGTTGAAGGCTTGGTTCTTCAATTGGATCATCTAAGAATGGATTGTAGTAGTTATTTGGTGGCATTGGGTGGCTTTGTACTTGTTGGTACGGTTGAGATGGccgcggcggcggaggcggtaGGTCCGGCTCGAATAAAATAAGCTCCCAATTGTCTGACAAGTTGCCAGCAGGGGCTGCAGAGGGGTCCGCCTCCCCTGCAGCCTGTGCTGGCTTTTTGTCAGACAATGGCAGTATTGAGGGTGATGAGAGTGGTGATGGCGAGGCTAGTGTCTCAGTCAACACGAGTTCCCAGTTGTCGGAGGGCGACGATTGTGGGAATCCGTGATGTCGTTGTTGTAGTTGTTGATCTCGGTCATCGAGGTCCGACCCGTCCCACTGCGAGATGAGGTCGACCATGGAGTAGGAGACGGGGAGGGACCTGATCGACGACGTCTCGCTCATCATGAACGCCTCGTCTCGCTGTGGGGGCTCCGCGTAGGCCTCGAGATCGATGGAGATGGCCGGGCACGCGGACGTCTTCGTCGCCGTGGCGTTGATTAGGTCTTGTAGCGAGGTGCACGGCGATCCCACCTCGGACAACGATCTCTCCCCCTGATTGCCTCTCTCTGTTTCTTTCTCTCGAATGGCCTTTGCATTGGATGATAGAGAAGTGGATTGTTCATTCAAGAATTCTTGCAAAGCCTCAATTAGGTGCTCTGATATTGATTGAATGCATGGATACTCAGAGCTACGCCCAACGCCTATGCTTTTGCATAAAGTGTAGAAATTATTTAGCTCTTTGAATTGCTTTGCAGCTTTAGCGCAAGCGTGGAAGGCACCGACACAGTTTTGGAATTGTAGATGGAAGAAGTTATCAAGAATGAGAGAGAGGCCATCTGAGATGTCTTTGTATAGATCGAAGCTCTCTTGAACGACGTCGTACAAGCACGTTTGGACCAATCGGTTGATCCGGGCCTCTCCCGTTGGCCGGGTGGCGATGGCCCGGTCGAGCAGCCGTTGCCAGTACGTGATCCGGTCGAGGAGCATAGCCGGTTTCATATCTAAAACCGGCTCGCTATTCCGCCTGCCACGGGTCGTGACCCGCTGGTAGGTCGGGCTCTCCTTGACCGGCCCGTTAACGTGCCTTCTCCGTTGGAGCTTGCCCGTGAGGAAGCACTCGAGGCGCTCGTCTAGGTAGAGGGCGAAGGTCCGGACGAAGGACGTGAAGTCCCACGGGCTGCTCGAGCTCGACTCGTCTCGGAACGAGGAGAGGTTGAGGATCTTCGCGCCACGTTTCATGGCGTGAAAGACCTCCCGAGGGAAGTAGGGGTCGCCGTCCTGAAAGATCCGGAGTACGAGCATCAAAGACTTGAGCGCCACCATCCAGTTCCGCGTGCGGCCTATGCGCTTGCCAATGGCACGTGCACAGGCCGCGGCGTGGAACTTGTTGGAGGAGACGAGGAGGAGGACCTCGCGGACGAACTTCTCATCGACCGGGTCGTCATCGTGGGTGGTGGCCTTGAGCACAGCAACTTCAAGGGAAGAGGAAGTGGTGTTTGAAACCTTGGCTAGGTTAATGCTGGTTTGGTCCTTGACTGCACCAATTGCTCTTTGAAGTTTGCTTGGCATTGTTGATGATGGGAATTTTCAATATCTCATCATCAGCAATGACCACTctcaattttttaagaaatggccaattttcttgattttatttttttcctttcttgatgtttgtttttggaattctagaaaaaaataataaaagttagtTCAGCCAAGAACAAAATGCGAATTGGAGGGAGACTACTTTTGGCATTcttcaatcttttttttccttttcggGGTTGTGGGGTAATGGGTGGTATtgcaagaaaaaagaagaaaatttggttATGTGAATAAGATCTCTCATGTAGTTGACGAATGGTGATATATTTCCTAAAAGCTCTCTCCCTCAAATACTTTTTTAGCAAGATTTACATGATTGtatatacataatattttagttcataattagttatactattactttattattaatttatctctttttctataatactccctccgtcccctattaggagtcactctttgaccggacacgggttttaagaaatgtaaagaaaagttggttgaaaaagttagtggaatgtgggacccatttttttaaattggttttataataaaatgtgagtggattgagttagtggaatgtgggacctacttgctatttatggtaaaaataaagtgtgactcttaattagggacggactgaaatggaaaaatgtgactcttaatgggggacgaagggagtaatacaCATTAATACATTAGATATAGACATATAATGATGATAGAGAGCCAAGTGGCGAGTGTCACGTGTTGGGTTTGGGCTCCaatcatcaattataaaaatcattacTCGCCACGTGTTGGGTTTGGGCTCTAATCATCAActataaaaatcattaatttacaTTACACAAAATGCAagtggaataagttggtgaaatatgagatcacttatcatttatggtcaaaattaaatatgactcttattgtgggacaaatcaaaatggcaaaatatgaATCTTATTgtaggacggatggagtagtatatttgaGGGTCAGGTATCacatactcccttcgtcaagtataattcattaatttgtgCATTCGACATGTACTATATTTGAGGGTCTGGTATCACCTACTCCATTCGTCTTATTGaagattacttttttttttatttattccaattaaaataactcattattgaaaataaaaaaagttaatgtattctctcttttttttactttatttttttcacttaacattcaaaataaagttgtatAAAATTTCGTACCGCCCAATaaatgagtcattttcctGAAGGGGCGGATGGAGTACATGTTCTTGTTGATGGTTGATTATTATTATGGTATGACATGGTAATAAATTGAtggatttcaaaattataatgatattatttatttttttaatatcaatttttctacgatcttatcaatttatgCGTCAGACGATTAAGTGTCTCAAGTTTCATTTGTCGTCAGTTCAGAATTAACTGTCttctttagagcatccacaatggtaaataggccagccataggctcGCCTATTtctcctcctgccacatcatccaACACTAAAATTCCTCCTGAcacatcatcaggacaagCAACTGGGACAAgtaataggctagccacatcatcagcactattaaaaaaacaactaaatttacggaattaaacacaaaatgcGGAATTAAAcatacgacacatatacggaaaaattcattaattttattaaaataaaaaaattacattaattaaaaaaataccataataaaaaaatacataaaaccaaaaaaactatcgtcgtgcagtcctccgcgcccacaactcttcaattaaatccttttggagttgtaTATgcgcatccacttggcgcatgtcgccATGTGCCTGGAGGCGGCCGGTTTCATCGTGAGGTACCACCCTTCGTACGTTGGGggtggccacgccgtggcttggaccggcttcatcgtcattggcccaattaGTCAGTTGTACACCTTCATCTTCAACTATCATGTTGCGCAT
The genomic region above belongs to Salvia hispanica cultivar TCC Black 2014 chromosome 3, UniMelb_Shisp_WGS_1.0, whole genome shotgun sequence and contains:
- the LOC125214808 gene encoding uncharacterized protein LOC125214808 isoform X3 translates to MRQLSDLETSPSLNTSKLKNFKQWFSLIDAVTLSRKRALLPVKKLKNSLIANSKLHRTLYGFIVFEVVWSDVRGINYLNELQTDTSLAIEAKVMRRWEFDSLAQAADLIPSWFPGTPNEGSLLKDHLDATIGEVFHDAHASFPKTDKKVDIASDGTSVEAESPCSSSSSFSAYSVQIQNLTQRLHTPPPDGSPYKRRKLTSPVHFDLGTSSEEAEAENAEVQSQTPDMSDCEETLQPSMYRDVLILFRFDDRDLPFKLRDIIMSDVRLLTLLEAGLPSWVIFLQSYPVFCHLYRPWMCPLARACYVLISVITVLIGFYDLYKNVPLLKATASRLFGPLFDWIESLEMISRIKYLGTMLFLHNSQKAIKWFLSATRTIRTFFTLVIEPMAGPFAEFLEFLLPLWTVFAEVAENLLSVTWMVAGSCFTMVGDLIEMLLMPLWYILSLVWNIAISVIYPLFWILWELLYAPIRLVLGFCSLVGSLCTLVYEMVGDLLLFVGSLVSFSRDVESTVSSYEVSIWRSLWNDLFSQIFRALRSILNGFVAFFTACNRHRLSTYNHMKELYHRLSRRPGRAGAQKAEQDPHASATSISPGVRKSPMTRTRLSPGTVR
- the LOC125214808 gene encoding uncharacterized protein LOC125214808 isoform X2 — encoded protein: MANGDNGRCVFPLTGLQIGGKFYILVDNRPWLKDLVSRPTHLWQLMVTKSRLSPFANTKRKEGRKLMRQLSDLETSPSLNTSKLKNFKQWFSLIDAVTLSRKRALLPVKKLKNSLIANSKLHRTLYGFIVFEVVWSDVRGINYLNELQTDTSLAIEAKVMRRWEFDSLAQAADLIPSWFPGTPNEGSLLKDHLDATIGEVFHDAHASFPKTDKKVDIASDGTSVEAESPCSSSSSFSAYSVQIQNLTQRLHTPPPDGSPYKRRKLTSPVHFDLGTSSEEAEAENAEVQSQTPDMSDCEETLQPSMYRDVLILFRFDDRDLPFKLRDIIMSDVRLLTLLEAGLPSWVIFLQSYPVFCHLYRPWMCPLARACYVLISVITVLIGFYDLYKNVPLLKATASRLFGPLFDWIESLEMISRIKYLGTMLFLHNSQKAIKWFLSATRTIRTFFTLVIEPMAGPFAEFLEFLLPLWTVFAEVAENLLSVTWMVAGSCFTMVGDLIEMLLMPLWYILSLVWNIAISVIYPLFWILWELLYAPIRLVLGFCSLVGSLCTLVYEMVGDLLLFVGSLVSFSRDVESTVSSYEVSIWRSLWNDLFSQIFRALRSILNGFVAFFTACNRHRLSTYNHMKELYHRLSRRPGRAGAQKAEQDPHASATSISPGVRKSPMTRTRLSPGTVR
- the LOC125214808 gene encoding uncharacterized protein LOC125214808 isoform X1, with the protein product MANGDNGRCVFPLTGLQIGDLQSYLSHLSLFMVSDSGKFYILVDNRPWLKDLVSRPTHLWQLMVTKSRLSPFANTKRKEGRKLMRQLSDLETSPSLNTSKLKNFKQWFSLIDAVTLSRKRALLPVKKLKNSLIANSKLHRTLYGFIVFEVVWSDVRGINYLNELQTDTSLAIEAKVMRRWEFDSLAQAADLIPSWFPGTPNEGSLLKDHLDATIGEVFHDAHASFPKTDKKVDIASDGTSVEAESPCSSSSSFSAYSVQIQNLTQRLHTPPPDGSPYKRRKLTSPVHFDLGTSSEEAEAENAEVQSQTPDMSDCEETLQPSMYRDVLILFRFDDRDLPFKLRDIIMSDVRLLTLLEAGLPSWVIFLQSYPVFCHLYRPWMCPLARACYVLISVITVLIGFYDLYKNVPLLKATASRLFGPLFDWIESLEMISRIKYLGTMLFLHNSQKAIKWFLSATRTIRTFFTLVIEPMAGPFAEFLEFLLPLWTVFAEVAENLLSVTWMVAGSCFTMVGDLIEMLLMPLWYILSLVWNIAISVIYPLFWILWELLYAPIRLVLGFCSLVGSLCTLVYEMVGDLLLFVGSLVSFSRDVESTVSSYEVSIWRSLWNDLFSQIFRALRSILNGFVAFFTACNRHRLSTYNHMKELYHRLSRRPGRAGAQKAEQDPHASATSISPGVRKSPMTRTRLSPGTVR
- the LOC125208947 gene encoding clathrin coat assembly protein AP180: MPSKLQRAIGAVKDQTSINLAKVSNTTSSSLEVAVLKATTHDDDPVDEKFVREVLLLVSSNKFHAAACARAIGKRIGRTRNWMVALKSLMLVLRIFQDGDPYFPREVFHAMKRGAKILNLSSFRDESSSSSPWDFTSFVRTFALYLDERLECFLTGKLQRRRHVNGPVKESPTYQRVTTRGRRNSEPVLDMKPAMLLDRITYWQRLLDRAIATRPTGEARINRLVQTCLYDVVQESFDLYKDISDGLSLILDNFFHLQFQNCVGAFHACAKAAKQFKELNNFYTLCKSIGVGRSSEYPCIQSISEHLIEALQEFLNEQSTSLSSNAKAIREKETERGNQGERSLSEVGSPCTSLQDLINATATKTSACPAISIDLEAYAEPPQRDEAFMMSETSSIRSLPVSYSMVDLISQWDGSDLDDRDQQLQQRHHGFPQSSPSDNWELVLTETLASPSPLSSPSILPLSDKKPAQAAGEADPSAAPAGNLSDNWELILFEPDLPPPPPRPSQPYQQVQSHPMPPNNYYNPFLDDPIEEPSLQHTVSMPAFRAIPQFPMEFQNQSPFLGHNEVEQFSRSNSLDQQFLASEQQQWLMNQNNFTGKYI